The proteins below are encoded in one region of Takifugu rubripes chromosome 1, fTakRub1.2, whole genome shotgun sequence:
- the myoz1b gene encoding myozenin-1b isoform X2, with translation MPFASSAPSNKRKANKIITDLSKVSQNDDESDPEASELDLGTKIKTPKDVMLEELSLLNNKGSKMFKMRQQRVEKFIVTNENNNLQNLLVAPPPIPPKPEVPKEEVVEKKADEEVEKKKRREEYIRTYVSPWERAMKGDEDLVATMKSSMPGPIQIHPEMPLYKSFNRTALPFGGYDKASKLLTFEIPEVNAGPEEAELLPGLQADVRSRPSFNRTPIGWVCGEDNSHLHMDLDNVPFDGETDDL, from the exons ATGCCGTTCGCCAGTTCTGCCCCTTCCAACAAGAGGAAGGCCAACAAGATCATCACCGACTTGTCCAAAGTCTCCCAGAACG ATGACGAGTCAGACCCTGAAGCCTCTGAACTTGACCTGGGCACCAAGATCAAGACGCCCAAGGACGTGATGCTGGAGGAGCTCTCGCTGCTCAATAACAAAGGCTCCAAGATGTTCAAGATGAGGCAGCAGAGAGTCGAGAAGTTCATCGTGACCAATGAGAACAAC aacctccagaacctGCTGGTGGCACCTCCGCCTATCCCTCCCAAGCCCGAGGTCCCAAAGGAAGaag TGGTAGAAAAGAAAGCagacgaggaggtggagaagaagaagaggagagaggagtatATACGCACCTATGTATCGCCGTGGGAACGGGCCATGAAGGGCGATGAAGACCTAGTAGCCACCATGAAGTCCAGCATGCCGGGCCCCATCCAGATCCACCCAGAAATGCCCCTGTACAAAAGCTTTAACAG GACGGCGCTGCCCTTCGGCGGCTACGACAAAGCCTCCAAGCTTCTGACCTTTGAGATCCCGGAGGTCAACGCCGGCccagaggaggcggagctgctgCCCGGCCTGCAGGCGGACGTGCGCTCGCGCCCCTCCTTCAACCGCACGCCCATCGGCTGGGTGTGCGGTGAGGACAACTCGCACCTCCACATGGACCTGGACAACGTCCCCTTCGACGGAGAGACGGACGACCTGTGA
- the myoz1b gene encoding myozenin-1b isoform X1, producing MPFASSAPSNKRKANKIITDLSKVSQNDDESDPEASELDLGTKIKTPKDVMLEELSLLNNKGSKMFKMRQQRVEKFIVTNENNQNLQNLLVAPPPIPPKPEVPKEEVVEKKADEEVEKKKRREEYIRTYVSPWERAMKGDEDLVATMKSSMPGPIQIHPEMPLYKSFNRTALPFGGYDKASKLLTFEIPEVNAGPEEAELLPGLQADVRSRPSFNRTPIGWVCGEDNSHLHMDLDNVPFDGETDDL from the exons ATGCCGTTCGCCAGTTCTGCCCCTTCCAACAAGAGGAAGGCCAACAAGATCATCACCGACTTGTCCAAAGTCTCCCAGAACG ATGACGAGTCAGACCCTGAAGCCTCTGAACTTGACCTGGGCACCAAGATCAAGACGCCCAAGGACGTGATGCTGGAGGAGCTCTCGCTGCTCAATAACAAAGGCTCCAAGATGTTCAAGATGAGGCAGCAGAGAGTCGAGAAGTTCATCGTGACCAATGAGAACAAC cagaacctccagaacctGCTGGTGGCACCTCCGCCTATCCCTCCCAAGCCCGAGGTCCCAAAGGAAGaag TGGTAGAAAAGAAAGCagacgaggaggtggagaagaagaagaggagagaggagtatATACGCACCTATGTATCGCCGTGGGAACGGGCCATGAAGGGCGATGAAGACCTAGTAGCCACCATGAAGTCCAGCATGCCGGGCCCCATCCAGATCCACCCAGAAATGCCCCTGTACAAAAGCTTTAACAG GACGGCGCTGCCCTTCGGCGGCTACGACAAAGCCTCCAAGCTTCTGACCTTTGAGATCCCGGAGGTCAACGCCGGCccagaggaggcggagctgctgCCCGGCCTGCAGGCGGACGTGCGCTCGCGCCCCTCCTTCAACCGCACGCCCATCGGCTGGGTGTGCGGTGAGGACAACTCGCACCTCCACATGGACCTGGACAACGTCCCCTTCGACGGAGAGACGGACGACCTGTGA
- the LOC101064822 gene encoding synaptopodin 2-like protein yields MVAEEIMVTLSGGAPWGFRLQGGAEQQTPLQVAKVRRRSKACRGGLRENDELVAIGQRPCAGLSHADAMSLIDTQSPTLSLKVKRAPPGFLSPNGRCAPRLSPCAAPSPSHRAASLPPAGTPSGVTSPPDSEAYDGETDSDADMQALTHRRQRRTPPHARSPARYDNQDEEETSEMSGYESATDAGLSLQGQWDGVSPHREPLHSNWTGPEHTPNPHTLTAAPADQAEAEGEGDSGFQEVGVCSGLPCPPLVSPERAKEALMLGHLLVPMVGPQQSPVNHELSTSYMDKARQAKLQRGESQVEKQVKEARTKCRSIASLLTDAPNPNSKGVLMFKKRRQRAKKFTLTCFGKAEGDRGGDTEGETEEEGGSSIQSGSEVDEAGFSASFDPTWDAGYLDLLDRRSSACPSTTPTTPTTPTANRSLKLDPPAHQPSGPALVDPSPGLEASALERSASQGSGLENRVTKQPIDNMSPPAVALTNGGSVAVSRASVVLSAPSRMPLSSQNGHRGSPDPSRSLGLTAATDPDHMTANVSPNQSVLNRTARPFTPGTTPSRPTVTSVMFRPPQPKPAVAVSMVTIQPTPHAPEPKRAVSSTSLYIPSRNNSSNAPPPVASPPSALPFAPLPQPGASPSTFFPCVFPSPPQPFCPPSARPAPPAPPQASPLSPPPASDVALHMKPYPAPPPATPPAHPYIPTTGAVPPGRHAAVATAPPVRPAAGDPVVAREQRIAVPAARTGVLTEARRRSNKKPMFAAVQVQDVSPNPDLMSMVHNMDGHCGRTTAAEPGVAPSGVAPSGEAPSGEAGHESGPEEDWLRLGAEACNFMQAQRGPRPPPVAPKPQSPQVPQLAGKGGQLFARRQNRMDRYVVERAPSVAAAPYSAAQTREPSPTPSLPAAWKYSSNIRAPPPISYNPLLSPSCPPQAQKKPQVQKLAGSKGQKATKPVDVMSHQPYQLNSSLFSYTSGAPPHPPPHQPQWGAAGGPQKTARVCEIKRFSTPPPSSTGPALKVIVPRSATSLGEQLRRSDITSPPPSAFATSQPHWATSPLSPPPPPPPAPTAPLPQLPSFTSPAPAPVQPPTFSHLQGSCSVQGNKPFMSAPDLSPQRPSSTLNIHVPRPRFSTSNLGLQPSVWRPGSTLN; encoded by the exons ATGGTAGCGGAGGAGATCATGGTCACCCTCTCAGGAGGGGCCCCGTGGGGCTTCAGACTacagggaggagcagagcagcaaacacCTCTGCAGGTGGCCAAG GTACGCAGGCGCAGCAAAGCGTGTCGGGGCGGCCTGAGGGAGAACGACGAGCTGGTCGCCATCGGCCAGCGTCCCTGCGCAGGCCTCAGCCACGCAGACGCCATGAGCCTCATCGACACTCAGAGCCCCACCCTGAGCctcaaggtcaaaag ggcTCCTCCAGGGTTCCTCTCCCCTAATGGTCGCTGTGCACCTCGCCTGTCTCCCTGTGCGGCGCCATCACCCTCCCACCGAGCTGCCTCGCTCCCCCCCGCCGGGACGCCCTCGGGCGTCACCTCTCCTCCAGACAGCGAGGCGTACGACGGGGAGACGGACAGTGACGCAGACATGCAGGCACTGACGCACCGTCGGCAGCGCCGCACGCCGCCTCACGCGCGCTCTCCTGCACGCTACGACAACCAGGACGAAGAGGAGACCTCCGAGATGAGCGG GTACGAGAGTGCGACAGACGCAGGTCTGTCCCTGCAGGGTCAGTGGGACGGCGTGTCCCCCCACAGAGAGCCCCTTCACTCCAACTGGACCGGTCCAGAACACACCCCgaaccctcacacactcacagcagcACCTGCGGATCAGGCAGAGGCCGAGGGAGAAGGGGACAGTGGCTTCCAGGAGGTGGGGGTGTGCTCCGGGCTCCCCTGCCCACCGCTGGTGTCTCCAGAACGGGCGAAGGAGGCTCTGATGCTGGGTCACCTGCTGGTTCCCATGGTGGGACCACAGCAGAGCCCAGTGAACCACGAACTCTCAACATCCTACATGGACAAAGCGCGGCAAGCCA agctgcagcgaggGGAGAGTCAGGTGGAGAAACAGGTGAAGGAAGCTCGCACCAAATGCCGCTCCATCGCCTCGCTGCTAACCGACGCCCCCAACCCCAACTCTAAAGGGGTGCTGATGTTCAAGAAGCGCCGACAGAGGGCCAAGAAGTTCACGCTCACCTGCTTTGGCAAAGCGGAAGGAGACAGAGGCGGCGATACCGAAGGCGAgacggaggaagagggagggagctCCATCCAGAGCGGCTCAGAAGTGGATGAAGCAGGGTTTTCGGCATCGTTTGACCCCACGTGGGACGCCGGTTATCTAGATCTCCTGGACCGGAGAAGCTCCGCCTGCCCATcgaccacgcccaccactccAACCACACCAACAGCCAATCGCAGCTTAAAGCTTGACCCCCCAGCCCATCAACCGTCTGGCCCTGCCCTGGTTGATCCAAGTCCAGGATTAGAGGCCTCAGCACTGGAGAGGTCAGCCAGTCAGGGCTCCGGCCTGGAGAACCGCGTCACAAAGCAGCCAATCGACAACATGTCTCCCCCGGCGGTGGCTCTCACCAATGGGGGGTCAGTAGCTGTCAGTAGGGCCAGCGTTGTTCTGAGCGCTCCCTCTCGGATGCCCCTTTCCAGTCAGAACGGGCACCGCGGGAGCCCCGATCCCAGCCGGAGCCTCGGTCTGACCGCAGCCACAGACCCTGATCACATGACCGCCAACGTCAGCCCCAATCAGAGCGTCCTGAACCGGACCGCGCGACCTTTCACCCCAGGAACCACTCCCTCTCGTCCAACAGTAACCTCCGTCATGTTCCGCCCTCCCCAACCAAAACCCGCAGTGgcggtttccatggtgaccatCCAGCCCACTCCCCATGCGCCAGAGCCAAAGAGAGCAGTGTCTAGCACCTCTCTTTACATCCCTTCaaggaacaacagcagcaacgcccccccccctgtgGCCTCCCCCCCCTCAGCTTTGCCGTTCGCACCGCTCCCCCAGCCAGGAGCTTCTCCCTCCACCTTCTTTCCTTGTGTTTTCCCATCACCTCCACAACCGTTTTGTCCCCCGTCTGCACGTCCTgctccacctgcccccccccaggcctcccctctctccccaccTCCTGCCTCTGATGTGGCCTTACACATGAAGCCTTATCCTGCTCCCCCTCCAGCCACTCCACCTGCCCACCCCTACATCCCCACGACAGGTGCAGTACCTCCCGGCCGCCATGCTGCCGTGGCAACAGCGCCACCTGTCCGGCCGGCTGCAGGTGATCCCGTGGTGGCCCGTGAGCAGCGCATCGCCGTACCTGCAGCTCGCACCGGCGTCCTCACCGAGGCCCGACGCCGCAGCAACAAGAAGCCGATGTTCGCTGCTGtgcaggtgcaggatgtgtCTCCCAACCCAGACCTGATGTCAATGGTCCACAACATGGATGGTCATTGTGGGAGGACCACGGCGGCTGAACCTGGGGTGGCCCCCAGTGGGGTGGCCCCCAGTGGGGAGGCCCCCAGTGGGGAGGCTGGGCACGAGTCAGGGCCTGAGGAGGACTGGCTGAGGTTGGGGGCCGAGGCTTGTAACTTCATGCAGGCTCAGAGAGGCCCCAGGCCGCCTCCTGTTGCTCCCAAACCACAGAGCCCTCAGGTGCCCCAGCTGGCAGGGAAAGGAGGGCAACTATTTGCCCGGAGACAGAACAGAATGGACCGCTACGTCGTGGAGCGGGCGCCCTCAGTCGCAGCTGCACCTTACTCAGCTGCCCAGACGAGGGAGCCCTCACCCACTCCTTCTCTACCCGCCGCCTGGAAGTATTCATCCAACATCCGTGCGCCCCCTCCCATCAGCTACAACCCCCTGCTCTCTCCATCCTGTCCTCCACAGGCCCAGAAGAAGCCGCAGGTCCAAAAGTTAGCGGGGTCAAAGGGGCAGAAAGCGACCAAGCCCGTGGATGTCATGAGCCACCAGCCCTACCAACTCAACTCCTCTCTGTTCAGCTACACCAGTGGAGCGCCACCACACCCGCCGCCTCACCAGCCTCAGTGGGGGGCGGCGGGTGGTCCTCAGAAGACAGCGCGAGTATGTGAGATCAAGCGCTTCTCCacacctccaccctcctccacAGGTCCAGCCCTCAAGGTGATTGTGCCCCGCTCCGCTACGTCACTTGGGGAGCAGCTGCGTCGCTCGGACATCACATCTCCACCACCCTCAGCTTTCGCCACCTCCCAACCCCACTGGGCcacctcccctctgtctcctccacctccacctccacctgcccccaccgctccacttcCTCAGCTGCCCAGCTTCACCTcccctgctccagctccagtccagccTCCCACCTTCTCCCACCTCCAGGGCTCCTGCAGCGTGCAGGGCAACAAGCCCTTCATGAGCGCCCCAGATCTGAGTCCCCAGAGACCCAGCAGCACCCTAAACATCCACGTTCCGCGGCCCCGGTTCAGCACGTCCAACCTGGGCCTGCAGCCGTCCGTGTGGCGTCCCGGTTCCACACTGAACTGA